Proteins from a single region of Candidatus Woesearchaeota archaeon:
- the uvrC gene encoding excinuclease ABC subunit UvrC encodes MIPLNTLPQDPGVYQFKDKDNKIIYIGKAKNLRKRVSQYFQNPERHAIKTQVLVRQIENIEVIIVDNEVEALLLENRLIKKHSPKYNINLKDSKTYAYITLTQEPYPRLTTTRNNNAKGKLFGPYTDGSARREVFDLAQKLFKLRVCRTMPKRACLNYHLNLCTAPCILNVNKEQYQEQVNDATKFLKGDISQSVEKLEQEMKEASQEKKYEVALEKRRQKDALLHLTQKQKVDLIKNIDQDFIVYTTQENRSSIEIFSVVRGVISGKKNFRFETQEDLFEEFITLYYSQNPPPHELVVNTVFWQNEPERETIELYLSKIKGSTVKITYPQRGEKKELLMLAEKNAQYGLENATLKEIQEKLCLPHLPLVIECFDISNLGREHVVAGMTQWVNGKPNKSEYRRFEIQTVQGRQDDFAAMYEVIQRRYKRLRDESKPFPDLIIIDGGKGQLGMACKALEELGLQIPLFGLAKREEEIYLPREENPHLFNTNSPMMLFIRSVRDSVHNYVLSYNKKKRQMKFKKQTKEVD; translated from the coding sequence ATGATTCCTCTTAACACTCTTCCACAAGACCCTGGTGTCTACCAATTCAAAGATAAAGACAATAAAATTATTTATATTGGTAAAGCAAAGAATTTACGCAAACGGGTCTCGCAATATTTCCAAAATCCAGAACGACACGCTATCAAAACACAAGTATTAGTACGACAAATCGAAAACATTGAAGTAATTATTGTAGATAATGAAGTGGAAGCCCTCCTGCTCGAAAATCGCCTCATCAAAAAACACAGCCCAAAATATAATATCAATCTCAAAGACTCTAAAACCTATGCATACATCACGTTAACTCAAGAGCCCTACCCTCGTCTTACCACCACTCGCAATAACAATGCCAAAGGGAAATTATTTGGACCGTATACAGATGGCAGTGCCCGTCGGGAAGTCTTTGATCTTGCACAAAAACTTTTCAAATTACGGGTTTGCCGTACCATGCCTAAACGCGCCTGCCTTAACTATCACTTAAATTTGTGCACTGCACCATGCATCCTTAACGTCAACAAAGAACAGTATCAAGAACAGGTCAATGATGCTACCAAATTTCTCAAAGGAGATATCAGTCAAAGTGTAGAAAAATTAGAACAGGAAATGAAAGAAGCTTCACAAGAGAAGAAGTACGAAGTAGCATTAGAGAAACGTCGACAAAAAGACGCATTGCTTCATCTCACGCAAAAACAAAAAGTAGATCTTATCAAAAACATCGACCAGGACTTTATTGTCTACACCACTCAAGAAAATCGGTCTAGTATTGAAATTTTTTCAGTAGTGCGTGGAGTGATTTCAGGTAAAAAGAATTTTCGATTTGAAACACAAGAAGACCTCTTCGAAGAGTTTATTACACTCTATTACTCTCAAAATCCCCCTCCCCATGAACTTGTGGTCAATACTGTCTTTTGGCAAAACGAACCAGAACGAGAGACTATAGAATTATATCTCTCCAAAATAAAAGGAAGCACAGTTAAAATTACGTATCCTCAACGCGGAGAGAAAAAAGAATTGCTCATGCTTGCGGAAAAAAATGCTCAATATGGGCTTGAAAACGCGACTCTTAAAGAAATTCAGGAAAAACTCTGCCTTCCTCATCTCCCATTAGTAATCGAATGCTTTGATATCTCCAATCTAGGGCGAGAGCATGTAGTTGCCGGCATGACCCAATGGGTCAACGGTAAACCAAACAAATCAGAATACCGACGTTTCGAAATCCAAACCGTGCAAGGTCGACAAGATGATTTTGCTGCCATGTATGAAGTTATACAACGCCGCTACAAACGCCTGCGTGATGAATCTAAGCCATTTCCGGACTTAATCATTATTGATGGAGGAAAAGGACAATTAGGCATGGCCTGCAAAGCACTTGAAGAATTAGGACTCCAAATTCCCCTCTTTGGTCTAGCAAAAAGAGAAGAAGAGATTTATCTGCCTCGTGAAGAAAATCCACACCTCTTTAACACCAATAGCCCCATGATGCTTTTTATTCGTAGTGTGCGCGACAGTGTGCATAACTACGTGTTGTCATACAACAAAAAGAAACGCCAAATGAAATTCAAAAAACAGACAAAAGAAGTGGACTAA
- the xth gene encoding exodeoxyribonuclease III gives MKIISWNVNGIRACLKKKCLDPIWHDVKPDIFCIQETKAHPDQVDLILKEYEHHFWNSSVRPGYAGTAIFSKIKPKSVTYGINIKEHDQEGRVITVEFDTFYLVNVYVPNSGRGLPRLTYRSEWDKDFLHYLKQLEKTKPVIICGDLNVAHKEIDLANPKSNYNKTAGFTQIEIDGMNNFINAGFIDSFREFHKEGNHYTYWGAWNGLRERNIGWRIDYFLISPSLRKRIQDSFILPKITGSDHCPVGIILEEK, from the coding sequence ATGAAAATAATATCGTGGAACGTCAATGGCATTCGAGCCTGTCTTAAAAAAAAATGTCTCGATCCAATCTGGCACGACGTAAAACCAGATATATTTTGCATCCAAGAAACCAAAGCTCATCCCGATCAAGTTGACCTTATTCTCAAAGAGTATGAACATCACTTTTGGAATTCGTCAGTACGTCCAGGCTATGCAGGTACAGCCATCTTTAGTAAAATTAAACCAAAAAGCGTTACCTATGGAATCAACATAAAAGAACACGATCAAGAAGGTCGAGTGATAACGGTCGAATTTGATACATTCTATCTAGTCAATGTCTACGTCCCAAACTCCGGTCGTGGATTACCCCGTCTTACCTATCGCAGCGAATGGGACAAAGATTTCCTCCACTACCTTAAACAGCTTGAGAAAACTAAACCAGTTATCATCTGCGGCGATCTTAATGTTGCGCACAAAGAAATCGATCTTGCCAACCCTAAAAGTAACTATAACAAAACTGCGGGCTTTACTCAAATAGAAATTGATGGCATGAATAATTTCATCAACGCAGGCTTTATCGATTCATTTCGCGAATTCCACAAAGAAGGCAACCATTACACCTACTGGGGCGCCTGGAACGGTTTACGCGAACGCAACATTGGTTGGCGTATTGACTACTTTTTAATCTCACCTTCACTACGTAAACGCATTCAGGACTCATTTATTTTGCCAAAAATAACCGGCTCAGACCATTGTCCCGTGGGAATTATCCTTGAAGAAAAGTGA
- a CDS encoding cation:proton antiporter encodes MIAADPLLIYFVIGSLVVLGVGLIMSYFKQPVAIAYILAGILFGPSVFSFFGNKDMISSLGNIGVVMLLFFIGMEISLPKLIAKWRIAIFGILVQGILSFAAMFMVGLWLGWPIGGVVLMSFVIVNGSTAILIKILQDKRQIDTKLGQNLLAILLVQDIAVVPMMIILSFFSEDKVSATTVLLQIIGAAILFSILYYTFTKGSIRLPFTSHIKGNHEIQVFGAFVLCFGLATISSLFNLSAGIGAFIAGILVSYAKETPWVKDSLESFRIVFVALFFVSIGMLINIDFLKQNVGLIMLLVAIVFILNTFINAGFFRLLGDSWRESLYSGALLSHIGEFSFVLSAVGLHSGIITQFGHELTVSIIAGTMLLGPIWVHFFEKLLLTRIKI; translated from the coding sequence ATGATAGCTGCTGATCCCCTCCTGATCTATTTTGTAATAGGTTCACTAGTTGTACTAGGTGTTGGCCTAATTATGAGCTACTTCAAGCAACCAGTTGCTATTGCATACATTCTCGCAGGAATTCTCTTTGGACCATCCGTATTTAGCTTCTTTGGAAATAAAGATATGATTAGCAGTCTAGGAAATATTGGTGTCGTCATGCTTTTGTTTTTCATTGGCATGGAAATCTCACTGCCAAAACTCATCGCCAAATGGCGTATTGCCATTTTTGGGATTTTAGTGCAAGGGATCCTAAGTTTCGCCGCCATGTTTATGGTAGGGCTCTGGTTAGGCTGGCCAATTGGAGGAGTAGTACTAATGAGTTTTGTCATAGTAAATGGAAGTACTGCCATTCTCATTAAAATTTTACAAGACAAGAGACAAATAGATACAAAGCTAGGACAAAACCTCCTTGCAATCTTACTTGTTCAAGACATTGCCGTTGTGCCCATGATGATCATTCTTTCTTTTTTTAGCGAAGATAAAGTCAGTGCAACCACTGTCCTACTCCAAATCATCGGAGCAGCCATCCTCTTTTCCATTTTATATTATACATTCACAAAGGGTAGTATTCGCCTTCCTTTTACTTCCCATATCAAAGGCAACCATGAAATCCAAGTTTTTGGCGCATTTGTATTATGTTTTGGTCTAGCCACAATTAGTAGCCTCTTTAATCTCTCCGCAGGTATTGGTGCATTTATCGCAGGAATTCTCGTATCCTATGCTAAAGAAACACCGTGGGTCAAAGATAGCCTTGAATCATTTCGTATTGTGTTCGTTGCACTCTTTTTCGTTTCTATTGGTATGCTTATTAACATTGACTTTCTCAAACAAAACGTGGGTCTCATCATGCTCTTAGTAGCAATCGTTTTCATTCTTAACACATTCATCAACGCTGGCTTCTTTCGACTCTTGGGAGACAGCTGGCGTGAAAGTTTGTATTCCGGTGCACTTCTCTCCCACATTGGCGAATTTAGTTTCGTCTTAAGTGCCGTGGGATTACATTCCGGTATTATCACCCAATTTGGTCATGAATTAACCGTTTCAATTATCGCCGGCACCATGTTACTTGGACCTATCTGGGTGCATTTCTTTGAGAAATTGTTATTGACAAGGATTAAGATTTGA
- a CDS encoding YdeI/OmpD-associated family protein produces MPKKELATGVVHEVPADMRKALTSSSEIQDAWNDLTPLARNEWICWVTSVQKQETHKEHIDRLREDLLKGKRRPCCWMGCVHRKDKSISPSQRFILGRKTKSNN; encoded by the coding sequence ATGCCTAAAAAAGAACTCGCCACAGGCGTAGTCCATGAAGTTCCCGCTGACATGCGAAAAGCACTAACTTCATCTTCAGAAATACAAGACGCCTGGAATGATCTTACCCCGCTTGCCCGCAACGAATGGATTTGTTGGGTTACATCAGTCCAGAAACAGGAAACACACAAAGAGCATATCGATAGATTACGTGAAGATCTTCTCAAAGGCAAGCGTCGGCCATGCTGCTGGATGGGCTGTGTTCACCGAAAGGATAAATCAATAAGTCCCTCACAGAGATTCATACTTGGGAGAAAAACTAAATCTAATAATTGA